A window of Streptomyces sp. SAI-127 contains these coding sequences:
- a CDS encoding RNA-binding S4 domain-containing protein — MAVERTDDNETGGTGRAGTTAEAPDAKVADPGRTAPEAPDPKIAAAVAAAEAAGPQNGESVRIDSWIWSVRLFKTRSAGATACRGGHVQVNGERVKPAHSLRVGDEVRVRQEGRERIVVVKRLIRKRVGAPVAVQCYVDNSPPPPPRTAVAPAGLRDRGTGRPTKRDRRELERLRGLTEGNRRTRFGGPGGHSGSEGFGDRDAIAGSGGPDGSGSPDSPGGARRSDRDRRSNRGGHSGSTGR; from the coding sequence CCGAGGCTCCTGACGCGAAGGTCGCCGACCCCGGCCGCACGGCCCCCGAGGCACCGGACCCGAAGATCGCCGCCGCGGTCGCCGCCGCGGAGGCCGCCGGGCCGCAGAACGGCGAGAGCGTGCGGATCGACAGCTGGATCTGGTCCGTCCGGCTGTTCAAGACCCGTTCCGCCGGAGCCACCGCATGCCGGGGCGGGCATGTACAGGTGAACGGCGAGCGCGTGAAGCCCGCCCACTCCCTGCGCGTCGGCGACGAGGTGCGCGTCCGCCAGGAGGGCCGGGAGCGGATCGTCGTCGTCAAGCGTCTGATCCGCAAGCGGGTCGGCGCCCCCGTGGCCGTTCAGTGCTACGTCGACAACTCTCCTCCGCCCCCGCCTCGCACGGCCGTCGCCCCCGCCGGCCTCCGCGATCGCGGCACCGGCCGCCCGACCAAGCGCGACCGCCGCGAGCTGGAACGCCTGCGCGGCCTCACGGAAGGCAACCGCCGCACCCGCTTCGGCGGCCCGGGCGGGCACAGCGGCTCGGAGGGATTCGGCGACCGGGACGCGATCGCCGGCTCCGGTGGGCCCGACGGCTCGGGCAGCCCCGACAGTCCGGGCGGGGCACGCCGCTCCGACCGGGACAGACGCTCGAACAGGGGCGGCCACTCGGGCAGTACCGGACGCTGA
- a CDS encoding DoxX family protein — protein MSETTVPVTRTAASSAAAPVIAESSTVRGRRARIALRTLQVVLALFYVVASALPKLIAHPSAAEGFDKMGWGSAGMYIIGVLELAGGIALLIPVLQSVAAMALSGLMVGAFVVQLTYFDGENAATPLILIVPLALIAWARRRHNADLLRLVRRRA, from the coding sequence ATGTCCGAGACCACCGTCCCCGTCACCCGTACCGCCGCTTCCTCCGCCGCCGCCCCTGTCATCGCCGAGTCCTCGACCGTACGCGGCCGCCGGGCCCGGATCGCCCTGCGCACCCTGCAGGTCGTGCTCGCCCTCTTCTACGTCGTCGCGAGCGCGCTCCCCAAGCTGATCGCGCACCCCTCGGCCGCCGAGGGCTTCGACAAAATGGGCTGGGGCAGCGCGGGGATGTACATCATCGGCGTGCTCGAACTGGCCGGTGGGATCGCCCTGTTGATCCCGGTGCTGCAGTCGGTGGCGGCCATGGCGCTGAGCGGGCTGATGGTCGGCGCGTTCGTCGTCCAGCTCACCTACTTCGACGGGGAGAACGCGGCGACTCCGCTCATCCTGATCGTCCCGCTCGCCCTGATCGCCTGGGCCCGGCGCCGGCACAACGCGGACCTGCTGCGACTGGTGCGACGACGGGCGTGA